The genomic region TGATTGGAATCCATAAATGGCACGCAAGTACAATTATGAGAAATCATAGCCGGAACACCTTGCAAGGtgttttgcgagggaacgcaaatatCTTTGCGAGAGAGCGCAAATGTTTTGTGAGGGAACGCaaatatctttgcgagggaatgcaaaCGTACAAAACTAGGGAAATGggatataacaataaaataaaatcattaaacgACTGATCCTTACTTAGTATGCTTCTCCATGTTCTTGTCGCAGAATTCAGCAGCCTCTGCACCTGTGCCCATCAAAAACTGCAAAGTACAttatagggcttttcacactgcacttaACCCCAGGTTATCGTCGTTATAAAAACCacttttaaccccgggtaaaggagtgtttcacacttgtaatttagatgcggggttagcaccgctttttacccagggttatgaaaccctgctctaGAGCAGGGATAGTGGAGCTTTTGTGGTATGAACTCCGCACTGTGCCAAACTTGTACAATGTGAATGCAGTATTAGAATGTTCCAGCTAGATACTTAGCAACCAACAACCAATTGCGTGCCTTTGGGCAGTCACGGACATACCTTGCGATGTATAAACAGTAGTTTGTGCATATGataggaaaaatgtcaaatggcaACAGAAAACGCAACAATCGGAGTCATTTCTTACCTTTATAGTTCGAAAAGTTCACTTGATACAGtcagcaacacacacacacaatgctaGAGCctttaaggccaattcacaccgcaccgacaacagccaacaaactcgtctgttggagtttgttggatcggtgtgatacccctgttgttgtctgttggcgttggtcggagtcggttttcacccgactgaacatgtttaatcggcgtttgtcgggtcgtggaatgtctgcgcggtgtgaacagttttccaacagacggcaaccaactctgacgtaatctgacctgttcacgaaccgttgccatgacgatgagggaagtcccctgcaaagacagctatttgatcgcgcccgcgcctcacgcacacacaacaaaacacTGGAcacgtgacatcgcagcttgttcgttataataaataaaatacagttaatatatatatatatatatatatatatatatatatatatatatatatatatatatacacaaaaggTACAACAGTCCATAGTGCAAGCCGTGCCATTCAGCGAGAGCAgctgctccacttcaccgaaAGAGAGAGGTAACGTAACGTTATAACCACCAtgagagcaacgcaggtttaccttcagtttcgttttttaATAATTCGTTTTGACttgtttagctacatggttgtatatgCTTATGGGTCTCGTTAATAAATAGGGTCGcgctaaaaaaagtttaaaaaccggtATACCAACCGCAGCGCAGGTTACGATCAGATCGATGGCTACAGCGCTTCGGATTTCAggttagtatttttgttttgcctcaatactttaatacaatgaaaatgatactattattaatatagtaaacTAACCTGACATATTGTTAACATGGTTACTTGTGTAGTTGTGGAATTTTCCCAGTCAGACGTCACTCGTTGGTCGGTGTTTGTTGGGGCGGTGTGAACATGACAGTTTTTTCTCATAGAATTCGAAATCCAGCGCCCAACTTGTTCGTTggcgtttgtcggtgcggtgtgaattggcctttatgtaaacaggtcaCGTGCTGCGTTTGTCCAGTCAGTGACAGTGACACCACAAATATGCAGCTAAGGACTTTAACCCAGGATTACCCAGGATTTACTGTCAACCCCAGGTATAGTATGAACATTgtgaaacgtgaataaagataacccaggattcagTTTACcaggggtttagaatgacccagagtcaactatttcaagtgtgaaaagcccttatgTTGTCCCTCATCAGCGATAGTTGATAGGGGTCTTCGTTCTCCTTCCGCTGACCAATCAGCGAGGCGCAGCCCAGCTTGGTCAGACAAACTTTGGGAATAAGTTTACCATAGCGGATACTTGACGGAAGCATAATGGGCTCATCGATGCGGTTGTCCCAGATCCCAATGGAGTCCCAGGTAGTCAGACAGCCACTGCTGTCTGGATCAAAGCGGGAGTTACTGCATCGAGGAGATGATGGAGTGTGTAGAGCACGTCTCGGGTCTTCCTGATCGGCATTGGTCAGGCCGAGGGCATCCCTGCTGCAGACACGGGACCCGCTGAGCGTGGCATATCGCATGAGAAGAGCCACAGGCAGCGCGAAAGTTTAAATATCGTTTTATCATAATTTAGGTTAGACAAAACAGAATcactgtcatttaggaataagatcgccTTTGAGTTTGAATTGAGATCACAATCTTGTAATGATTAATTGTGTATACATATGGGTTGTTTGGACATTTATTGGGAGTTTTTTTTATCCAGCATTTCCCAGTTCTGAttttagttatatttttttattttattttttcgtgaaaacccactttatattagctATATTTAATGGCACTCTCTATAACAATGAATATACAGTTAAAAAGCTCTgtataaataaaagtgaattgACAGGTCACTACATTGTCTGTATGCAATAAATCCAtagaatataattttattatgacAAATATGAGAAACTATGATGGTGGTATATTTAGTCTCAACATTTTAAGTATCGGTCTATTTAGTGAATGATGATCTGACCCTGAGCTAAATAGTtctgtcttaaaggattagtacacttttaaatacacttttcctgataaatttactcacccccatgtcatccaagatgttcatgtctttctttcgtcagtggaaaagaaattaaggtttttgaggaaaacattccaggattattctccttacagtggatttcaatggctaccaacagattgaaggtcaaaattacagttgcagtgcagcttcaagggctttaaacgatcccagagtaataagggtcttatctagtacgttcaaggcgatattttgtttataaagcataaacggttgtatttttttcgaaaatgacagatcgattCGCtatataagacccttattactcatctggtatcgtttaaagcctaTATAATATCTTTATGAAGATATTATTACCTAAAATTATTACCTAAAGAAGAATTTTACCTAAAAATATCTTTGCGAGAGAGCGCAAACGTTTTACGAGGGAATGCaaagttttgcgagggaacgcaaatatctttgcaagagaatgcaaacgttttgcgagggaatgcaaatatctttgcgagagaacgcaaacgttttgcgagggaacgcaaatatctttgcgagagaatgcaaacgttttgcgagggaacgcaaatatctttgcgagagaatgcaaacgttttgcgagggaacccaaatatctttgcgagggaacgcaaacgttttgcgagggaacgtAAATATCTTTGCGAGAGAGCGCAAATGTTTTGTGAGGGAACGCAAATATCTTTGCAAGGGAATGCAAACGTTTTGCGATGGAACGCAAATATCTTTGTGAGAAAATGCAAACGTTTTGTGAGGGAACGCAAACTTTTTGCGAgggaacacaaatatttttgcgagggaatgcaaagTTTTATGAGGGAACTCAAATATCTTTGCGAGAAAATGCAAacgttttgcgagggaacgcaaagttttgTGAGGGAACGCAAATATCTTTGCGAGAGAAAGGAaaagttttgcgagggaacgtAAATATCTTTGCGAAAGAGCGCAAATGTTTTGTGAGGGAACGCAAATATCTTTGCAAGGGAATGCTAACGTTTTGCGATGGAACGCAAATATCTTTGTGAGAAAATGCAAACGTTTTTTGAGGGAACGCAAACGTtttgcgagggaatgcaaagTTTTATGAGGGAACTCAAATATCTTTGCGAGAAAATGCAAacgttttgcgagggaacgcaaagttttgTGAGGGAATGCAAATATCTTTGCGAGAGAAAGGAaaagttttgcgagggaacgcaaaagctttgaaaaatattttttcctcccatgcCGTTTGTTTTCCATGGTCTGGTATAAACACTAAACAGCATGTCCCAGTGGAGTCATTCTGTAACACGCAAATGTGCCCCACCCCCTATTTATTTCACACTAGATTTAATAGATACACATAACCTGCGAAGATAACATTAATACAATCATCTAAAAGGGGAATAACCCAAATAAAGACATACAGGTGAAGAATCAAcaagttaaaaatgaaaagaggaTAAATAAACATGACGCAACGCCGCTTATATAACAGCATGTTAGTAATATCTTCAAACCGGTCGTTATTGCCgttttaaacataaacataatatatatattacaacaaAACGAGAATATTGTACGAGAATATTGTATAATTTCTAGTTTAATTTCTACCTACCTTCAAATTGTATGATAACAATGAAATccgatttgtttttgtttatccTACCGAGTTAATATATGTAATAAACAGTCGGTCACTCAGAATCGTTTCGGCTTAGCTGCAGCGACCGCCTCTGAAGGAAAATACCTGTGAACCAATCAGATCCCTCCGTTTCGTCGGTGGGGTTCAGTCAGTTGATTGGCCAGACTTCTGTAATTGACGTGGATCTAAACCAATGAGTTAGGAGAAACAGTATTACTCGGAATGCAAATGAGCGAACTGTTTAGGTTTCGTTATAAAATAATTCAGACTGCCAAAATGTTTATCTCAATTTGGTCGTACTCAGACCTAGCGTGTATGTTTGTTAAAATCCACATGTATTGAGGTGTAGTAGGGATGTCGTACATAAAGTACCTACAGAACTTTCGTTGCATGAAAAACAGATAAAAGTCAGTGTATTAAGTTTTGAGTCCATTACATTTCGCCAAGCTCCTCCTTTCGTGCCTAAGTAAAATAACTGGTTTCGAACAACACGAGAGAGAAAAATAGCTAGAATATTAATTTTGGTTGAAATAtagtttttgtttcgttttccAATTAGTCatcatttctcattttctttgATGTACTTTTTatctaatcaaaaaaaaaaaaaaactttttatctAATCACTGTCCATTGAAAGCATCAGACATGATATGATTCCCAAACACTTTCATTTAGTGGGAAATCGAGGAAGTTTCGTTTTGACTGAAACCAGCGTGTTTCGGTTTCAGTTCAATATGACAGTGTGTTCTTCAGTCAGCTGGAGATCGGTCAGCTGTGAACATGTTGTGCTGCTGGGGAGCGCCTGTCAGAGAGGGCTTCGGTCTGTTAAAGCCTGACAAAGTCAAACATGCCAATAATTATTGTGGAATACGATCAATGTGTCCGAAATCAGGAGTTCAGGACATGTCAGCTGGAAGGAGTTTTGTTGGATTTATCCGGGATGGGAAGGTCTCGGTCTTGAGATTGCGCGATGAAGGcaataatcatgttggaaaactAAGTATGATGCACTACATGACACTTGTTCATTCATAAAGTTGAAAACATTAACATATATAATACTAAAGAGATAGATGTCATATATAAAAGTACATGAGCTACTGCGCCAGACTATCTTTGTGACTTATTAATGGAATTATTAGCTAAGTGTGTTACATTAGAAATACaatctatttttatgtttatagtCTGAACAGAAGTTAAactcattaaaatatttaatttacccCAGAGCAACTACAGCTGAAGAATGACAAAATCAGATCGATTGTCTGTGGAGGAGCTGGTGCGGTTCTTCTTGCTTATGCAGGAAGAGTTCTCATTATGGACAAATCCACAGTGTGCAGGTATGTTTATATAGGCAAAACAGTAAAAATTACcataaattataataacaaatatatatctGACAAATTGTCTTTTCTCTGCAGGCCTCTCAAAGGTCTGGAAAGGCAGGTGATTCAGATCACATGTGGAGACCAGCATTCAATGGCACTAACCAAGGGTATTCACCATTTCATGTAACatctgatgttttgttttaatcttTTGACATCTTATGATTGACATGAATTGAATGGCATTTGAGTGTAGATATGCAGAGCTGTTGTTGGTCTTTCAGATGGTCAGTTGTTCGTATGGGGTAAAAACTTTCAAGGTCAGCTGGGTTTAGGGAAGGGAGAGCCGAGCACTCTGTATCCTCAACCGCTCAAATCTCTGTGTGGGATCCCACTGGCTCAGATCAACGCTGGAGGAGACCACAGCTTTGTGTTGTCTCTCTCTGGAGTCGTGTTCGGATGGGGAAAGAACTCGGCTGGACAGCTGGGCCTCGGAGACACTACAGGTCTGAATACTTCATGTACAAACTAAACCAGTAATAGTATAAAAGCACATATAAATGTACTACATTTGTGCAATACTGTGTCAAATCTAAATCAATGGACTAGAAGTGATGAATTAACGTTTTTTCACCACAGACAGACACGTCCCAACGGTTGTAAATAGTCTGAACCGAAAGAAAACTGTGTTCATCTCATGTGGAGGAGAACACACTGCCACTCTATCAAAGGTAGTATGTTGTactatattatacatttatgttTTTGATATTAGATAAGAGGATTCAACAAGCTTGACAGAAAACGTAGTAAAAAGTTTATGTTTCAGGGCGGCACAGTATTCACATTTGGATCCGGAGGTTTTGGTCAGCTTGGGCACAACGCGTTTAAAGATGAACATCATCCGCGGGTGGTTGCTGAACTGTGGGGATCTAAAGTGTCACTGGTCACATGTGGGAGGTAAACTAGACTTTTCACAAGCAATCTGTGTTTTAGAGCAGTTGTGCAGATTTATTTATGCACACTGAAACTTCTTTAGCTCTCATGCAGCACATAATGATAATTCCTCACATGGTTAAGATAAATATTTGCCCAAATACAAGTCTTTTTATGGTTCAAGTTCAGTTCAGGAATTTCTTTTTCTTGTATAAAGACGTCACACACTCGTATCAGTCTCATCGTCAAAACTGATCTACTCATTTGGATGTGGGATGCAAGGGCAGCTGGGAAATGGAGAAATGATCAAACAGTCTGTGCCTTTACCGGTGGATCAGTCAACTGGTAGATAAAATAATCTTTTAGCTGTAGGTTATTTtgttatgaatatttttatattcatgATGTTGCTCAGAGCTCTAAACTAAATGTTTGTTGCACACAGAATGTCATCATGAATATATGATTGAAAAACTCATCGCTGGGGAGAATCATTCCTTTGCCTTGTTTTTCAAAGTAAGACAGACAGTTTTCATCCATAAATAGTTTAACATATAGGTTACTGAAGGATAATATTTTTACTACGTTATATTATTTGTAGGAGCTTAAAAGTAAGCCAAAATCCACTCTCAGAGGGGTATTGACATTATATGACAGAATGATTGACCGATGGGTGTCTGAAAGGGATTCATGGGCAACAATAAAGAAGTGAGTGTTTGACTTGTCTATTTACATGATTTTtcattatattgttataaatccAGAGTTTTTGTATGTCCACGTCGCtcttaaaatattgtgaaaatgcATGTGGAGCTTgccctcaccctcatgtcattccacacccgtaagactttcgttcatcttcagaacacaaattaagatcttttggatgaaatctgagagtattctgtccctccatagacagctactcaactaccactttgacgcttcaaaaaaaAGATCGTAAAATTAATCCacatgaattgagtggtttagtccaaattttctgaagagacatgatcgctttatatgatttaatttagtcttttattcacatataaacattaatcaactcacacatcagtaaaccaacagaagctcaagcagaaaatttggactaaaccactcagttcatatggattagttttaagatctctatgaacattttgaacatttatctcaaagtggtagttgcgtagctgtctatggagggacaaaaagctcttcgatttgatcaaaaatatcttaatttgtgttccgaagatgaatgaaagtcttccgggtttggagcgacatgagggtgagtaataaatgacatcattttcattttttggtgaactattcctGCATTTGTCCTTCTTTTTAAACTTATTAAATAGCAGAAATtccagtatttattttatataatgtttaCACAATTTAGTATGTAGATCTTAATCTTATGTAGGATTCTTCTGTATTGTAGGATTGTATATCTTATTGTAGGGTTGTCGGTATGTAGGATTCTTCCTATTATTATTGAATTAGATGTTGTGACCTAATAATGCAATAAAgcaattttataaattatagtAATGCATATAAATGGACTAAAAAGTGTTGTTTTGATATTTGCAGGGAAATAAACACAGTGTTCTCCTCTGCTGCCTCTCTGAATGGAAGTTTTCTCAAAACAAGGTAACATTACATAGTATTATCTAGTAATTTCTCCTCCTTATGCCAAAAATGATTTATTCCATCACAGATTTGATGTAACGTTCTGTCTTTGTAGTTGTGATGAACATTACCAGACGTCTGTGGAGCATTGTGGGTTGGATTTTGATCTGGTTAAAACATCCTTTGCAAAGTTATCAGAGAATGAAAGGTTGATCTCAGAGGTAATGATGAATCCAACATttacaaaacacattcattaAATTTTAAACAGTGAGATGCAGTTGATGTTTTTTTGTACCTCAGGTAGTGAAGGTGGTTCAACAGAAACTGCTGCCGTCTCTGAATCCAAATCCAACTGGTATTGAATCTCTGAGACTTTACCTTCTCCTCCCTGAGCTCATCAGAGGACTCCAGGAACAACAAAGAACTGAACTCACTGGAGCACTGGCCTCCAAAATCCTTCAGTTGAATCCAGCTGCTCGCAAGATGTTAGGTAAAGCTGGTGGACATTTACATCCTTTGTTTTGTTGTCCTTGTTGTATTTGTCTAAGTATTTGTATGATATATTCTCAGAGATGTACTGGTCCAAACTCCCTGATGATTGGCTCAAAGGCTTAGTGAAGTTATTTCACAAAGAATCTGCTGAGCTGATTGGCCAGATTTCTTGTGGTGAAACTGGCCATGACTTAAATAGACACATGCAGAACTTTTTGCAGATCCTTCAGATGCTCTATGAGGTgccttttttaaacatttgatcaCAAGATGAAATTTATCGTATCATTGTATAATGGTTGTTTCTTTGTCTTTGTTGTGAAGGTCTGTTGCAGTATCCACAATGACATCACAAACAGTGATTTCATCATTCATGAGGTCAATGATCTCCTAGATACGGTGAGAACCAAAGCAATAGTGAATTCTCTTTCACAACAATATTTTTGGACAAAAACCATAATACCAgaaatttctcttttttctatACATCAATAGCTGCAAGTAACCTTGGAAGACATGGACATGCTTATGCACTTGAAATTGAAAGATTACTGGGTATTGAAGGCTTCTGAGATGATACATACAAAAACTTCAATGAGATTTGCttgatattttttatgttcTGTGTTCAATAACTTTAACAAATCTTACAGTACTTCTATGGATCTTTCTTTCAggaaattattgaaatattggTCAAGTTCCCTTTTGCAGCTGACACCCTATCTAAACGGAGAATGTTTTATGTAAGTCAGAGATGAATGTGCTCAGTTATACATACACAAAATAACTTAAATGGGGGGTATAgtgctatttcatgtattctgacttatttacatcgttaaagagttggattctcatgctaaacatggccaaagtttcaaaacatgagTTGGATGTATTTCTGTTCCAAAAATTCTCTTCCAAATCGTCACAGGTGTCGGATTTCTTTTTCAAGCGTGGTTCTGAGTGACGTCACGGAGGGCAGAATTTCCTTATACGGGCACTTCCCACGGAAGGGCGCGCGCGCACGCCGACCATAGCGAGAGAGCAATAGCACGCCTATCAACGCGCACTCGGGTTTACAGAAGTCGtcggcagcgctgcacaggtcacaggactgcacgaaatcaacaatgtcaccaaaaaagtgtgtttttggttgtgagggaaagataaccttgcttcccaaagaacccagttttaagtggagctgagagttttgttctgacacattacattgatgcgctctTGACACTTACtcaataaccatagaaactgatggttaaatcacttttttattggttaaaattaaTGGAGAATATTTCGTGTTTTTCcgtggctgctcgagccctcaggatcggcgcttatggtttcataaacaaggcccagttcgacgctggatttacagatcgtttaaaactgaaagatggagcggtcacagTAATAAAAGATCATGAGTCGAAACagcaggtggtgagtaaaactgcttcaaatgtctgttttgttggcaataggcgCCTGAGTGCCTAAAACGTAAAGTAAACAATACGAATGTAgtgaatttataaaattattatttcatcattcatacgctatattcattatagtgatttaAAAGTTACCCAGGGATAATGTGATGGTGtgttgtgtgtttaaatacagttgtttaGCTGACCGTTGATAGCTTGTAGACGATCTCTACACAAAAGCTGCGTGTACACGTGATAGCGCATCACTCTATCTCCGCTCACAGCGACACGCCTCCAGGCACTTGGCTTTTTTGGAAATACTCAGTACAGCGTatatatcttttataaatatgattaaactaaagacttttttggagatatgaaggatgcactactactctataggaactcaagattaacatgaaaTTAGCATAAACTGTGTGTGATATCCCACCCCCCTTAACAGTTAccctcaaacctgtatgactttatttcttatgtggaacacaaaatacacTCTTAGATAAAAAGATTCAGTGGGTTCTTGACTATTTTtcatgccaaaaaggttctataagGAGAAATttcttaaatgattgcatattgCCCTCATGTTTAACaggttatttcagtttttccccagtgataaagtatgtttataagctgtttaattaacaaaatgtaattataaagtaaaaatgaattaaaactaaattaattgaaactaaatccataaaatggtCAATAGGCATAAAAACTGTATTCTTTAGAATAATGCTTGTGTTCTGCATAAgagagaaagtcatacaggtttagaatgacacaagggagagtaaatgataacagatttttacatttttgggtgaactaccttGTTTTAAGGCTAACATAATTTCATTCTTCTTAGTACTTGCAGAAGAGGAGCTTTCCTGACGGAGACATGTTAAATGACAACGTGTTGCACATAAACAGGGAATCACTGTTGACAGACACGCTAAAGTATCTCAGACAAAACACCCACTCGTTTTATTATCAATTAGAGGTAAAAGAATTACAGAATTGAAATCAAATTTTAAAAGTCTGACTGTGCATTTTACCTTTACATTTATGAAAATGTCTCCTGTACAGGTGGTGTTCATCGGGGAGAATGGAATAGATTGGAGGGGCTTATCGGCAGAATTCTTCACCCTCCTTTCCCAGTCTCTTCTCAAATGGGAGAAAAAGGTGCTGGAAGTCCAAGAGAATTCATTGGTTTGGTTCAATCCTGATGTAAGTTCTGCCCCAAACAATTCTTATTCCTTCTTATGTGGTCTTCCCCATATATCAGTATGCTTTGGTCTTTTCAGCACACTCAGGGTAATAAGGATTTTTACTATCTTGGCGTTATCTGTGGAATGGCGCTGTACAACCATCATTACATGGACATTAACTTCCCGCTGGCCTTGTTCAAGAAACTGCTCAAGCTGAGTCCCACTCTGAATGATCTGGAGGAACTGTCCCCTGTGGAGGCCGGGTAAACCATTAAAACCATTCGATTTTATACATTGTTTCACAGTGCAGGTCATGTTTTTAATTGTATTCTTAAAATCCCACATTAGAAATTTGAAAAACCTTCTTGAGGAGGATGAGGACGTCGTGGATATACTCTTTTTGGATTTCACAGTAATACAGTTTATATGGTTCACTTGTACATATGTGTACACAGCTGTAGTTTAAATGCTCACATTAGCCTTTTATCTGTTTCAGGTCAAAGGGCAAGAGCTCATTCCAAACGGAGGTCAAATTCAAGTGAACAAAGTTAACAGGTACTGttatatctgtctatctgtctctaTCAATCAATTTATCATCTCTCTATCGTTCTATTGATCTGACTAtttatcatctgtctgtctgtctatctatctatctgtttgtcagACAGAAGTATGTGGATTTGTATGTCGACTTTGTTTTCAACAAGTCCGTGAAGAATCAGTTCAAGCATTTTTCAAGAGGTTTCTCTAAGGGCTGTCCGCTTGATATCTGGAGCATGTTCCACCCTGAGGAACTCCAGGAGCTTCTCCAAGGCTCCCCTAAATATGAATGGCAGGAGCTTCAAACGGTaaa from Megalobrama amblycephala isolate DHTTF-2021 linkage group LG7, ASM1881202v1, whole genome shotgun sequence harbors:
- the LOC125271943 gene encoding protein phosphatase 1K, mitochondrial-like, which produces MRYATLSGSRVCSRDALGLTNADQEDPRRALHTPSSPRCSNSRFDPDSSGCLTTWDSIGIWDNRIDEPIMLPSSIRYGKLIPKVCLTKLGCASLIGQRKENEDPYQLSLMRDNIRAFHT